The Mustela erminea isolate mMusErm1 chromosome 6, mMusErm1.Pri, whole genome shotgun sequence genome includes a region encoding these proteins:
- the BMI1 gene encoding polycomb complex protein BMI-1: MHRTTRIKITELNPHLMCVLCGGYFIDATTIIECLHSFCKTCIVRYLETSKYCPICDVQVHKTRPLLNIRSDKTLQDIVYKLVPGLFKNEMKRRRDFYAAHPSADAANGSNEDRGEVADEDKRIITDDEIISLSIEFFDQNRLDRKVNKDKEKAKEEVNDKRYLRCPAAMTVMHLRKFLRSKMDIPNTFQIDVMYEEEPLKDYYTLMDIAYIYTWRRNGPLPLKYRVRPTCKRMKMSHQRDGLTNAGELESDSGSDKANSPAGGAPSTSSCLPSPSTPVQSPHPQFPHISSTMNGTSSSPSGNHQSSFANRPRKSSVNGSSATSSG; the protein is encoded by the exons ATGCATCGAACAACCAGAATCAAGATCACGGAGCTAAATCCCCACCTCATGTGTGTGCTCTGTGGAGGGTACTTCATTGATGCCACGACCATAATAGAATGTCTACATTCCT TCTGTAAAACATGTATTGTGCGTTACTTGGAGACCAGCAAATATTGTCCTATCTGTGATGTCCAAGTTCACAAAACCAGACCACTACTGAATATAAg gTCAGATAAAACTCTCCAAGATATTGTATACAAATTAGTTCCAGGGCTTTTCAAAA atgaaatgaagagaagaagggaTTTTTATGCAGCCCATCCTTCAGCAGATG CTGCCAATGGCTCTAATGAAGATAGAGGAGAAGTTGCAGATGAAGATAAGAGAATTATAACTGATGATGAGATAATAAGCTTATCCATTGAATTCTTTGACCAGAACAG ATTGGATCGGAAAGTaaacaaagacaaggagaaagcTAAGGAGGAG GTGAATGATAAAAGATATTTACGTTGCCCAGCAGCAATGACTGTGATGCACCTAAGAAAGTTTCTCAGAAGTAAAATGGACATACCTAACACTTTCCAG ATTGATGTCATGTATGAAGAAGAACCTTTAAAGGATTACTATACACTAATGGATATTGCTTACATTTATACCTGGAGAAGG AATGGTCCGCTTCCTTTGAAATACAGAGTTCGACCTACttgtaaaagaatgaagatgaGTCACCAGAGAGATGGACTGACAAATGCTGGAGAACTGGAAAGTGACTCTGGGAGTGACAAGGCCAACAGCCCCGCAGGAGGTGCCCCCTCCACCTCTTCCTGTCTGCCTAGCCCCAGCACTCCCGTTCAGTCTCCTCATCCTCAGTTCCCTCACATCTCCAGCACTATGAATGGAaccagcagcagccccagcgGTAACCACCAATCTTCCTTTGCCAATAGACCTCGAAAATCGTCAGTAAATGGGTCGTCAGCAACTTCATCTGGTTGA